From a region of the Molothrus ater isolate BHLD 08-10-18 breed brown headed cowbird chromosome 27, BPBGC_Mater_1.1, whole genome shotgun sequence genome:
- the DHX58 gene encoding ATP-dependent RNA helicase DHX58: MELRGYQREAAAPALSGRNSIVWLPTGAGKTRVAVHVCRQHLESRRDGKVAVLVNKVHLVDQHTEKEFHVLQDTFKVASISGDTSHKTFFADLVKKSDVVICTAQILQNALVSTEEDVHVELTDFSLLVIDECHHTHKDAVYNKIMLRYLQRKLRGEQDLPQVLGLTASPGTGGATSFEGAVEHILQICANLDTEKITLVPDELQHLQSHVPQPKKQYDLCQERSQDPFGDQLKKVMVQIQQFMEKPDFPRDFGTQVYEQRIVELEKRATEMFCRKTRVCALHLRKYNDALLINDTVRMVDAFQCLQQFYSSERDEKDPTEQFLSTTFEENRASLQALAGDHRYENPRLAKLEGILREHFQPLGTSRGIVFTKTRQSAHSLLSWLQSTATLRGQHIRAAVLTGAGYSNQTRHMTQNEQQDVIKQFRQGALNLLFSTSVAEEGLDIPECNIVVRYGLMTNEIAMMQARGRARAENSVYSVLAKANTREVTRELLNEELVELMKRAIQAVQAMPEQEYFQKIQELQRVAVASWLLKQSRISERRQLHQASAVQLYCINCSRPVCRGSDIRTVEGMHHVNVNPKFGSYYRVSSGKIQFPRTFKDWEPGCRISCNDCSQDWGMEMLYRQVKLPVLCIKSFVVETPAEKRRYKKWGAVTFPIEAFDYVEYCSGTYGLSL; this comes from the exons ATGGAGCTCCGGGGGTACCAGCGGGaggcggcggccccggccctgAGCGGCCGCAACAGCATCGTCTGGCTGCCCACGGGGGCCGGGAAAACGCGCGTGGCCGTGCACGTCTGCCGGCAGCACCTGGAGAGCCGCAGGGACGGCAAGGTGGCCGTGCTTGTCAACAAG GTGCACCTGGTGGACCAGCACACCGAGAAGGAGTTCCACGTGCTGCAGGACACCTTCAAGGTGGCGTCCATCAGTGGGGACACCAGCCACAAAACCTTCTTCGCCGACCTGGTGAAGAAGAGCGACGTTGTCATCTGCACAGCGCAGATCCTGCAGAATGCCCTGGTGAGCACGGAGGAGGACGTGCACGTGGAGCTGACAG ATTTCTCACTGCTGGTGATAGATGAGTGCCACCACACCCACAAGGACGCTGTCTACAACAAGATCATGCTGAGATACCTCCAGCGCAAGCTCCGTGGGGAGCAGGACCTGCCACAGGTCCTGGGGCTGACGGcatcccctggcactgggggggcaACATCCTTTGAGGGGGCCGTAGAGCACATCCTGCAG ATCTGTGCCAACCTGGACACTGAGAAGATCACTTTGGTGCCGGACGAGttgcagcacctgcagagccaCGTCCCCCAACCCAAGAAGCAGTATGACCTGTGCCAGGAGAGATCACAG gaCCCCTTTGGCGATCAGCTGAAGAAGGTGATGGTGCAGATCCAGCAGTTCATGGAGAAGCCGGATTTCCCACGGGACTTTGGCACGCAGGTTTACGAGCAGCGCATTgtggagctggagaagagag ctaCCGAGATGTTTTGTCGCAAGACGCGGGTGTGCGCCCTGCACCTGCGCAAGTACAATGACGCTCTGCTGATCAACGACACCGTGAGGATGGTGGACGCCTTCCAGTGCCTCCAGCAGTTCTACAGCTCTGAGAGGGATGAGAAGGACCCCACCGAACAGTTCCTCAGCACCACATTTGAGG AGAACAGGGCCAGCCTGCAGGCGCTTGCTGGGGATCACCGCTATGAGAACCCCAGGCTGGCCAAGCTGGAGGGGATCCTGCGTGAGCACTTTCAGCCCCTGGGCACTTCTCGTGGCATTGTGTTCACCAAGACAAGGCAGAGTGCCCACAGcctgctgagctggctgcagagcacggcCACGCTCCGTGGGCAGCACATCAGGGCCGCCGTCCTCACCGGCGCCGGCTACAGCAACCAGACCAGGCACATGACGCAG AATGAGCAGCAGGATGTGATCAAGCAGTTCCGTCAGGGAGCTCTCAACCTGCTCTTCTCCACCAGTGTGGCTGAGGAGGGCCTGGACATCCCCGAGTGCAACATCGTGGTCCGCTATGGGCTGATGACCAACGAGATTGCCATGATGCAG GCCCGGGGCCGTGCCCGTGCTGAGAACAGCGTCTACTCTGTCCTTGCCAAAGCCAACACCAGAGAGGTGACCCGAGAGCTGCTCAATGAGGAGCTGGTGGAGCTCATGAAGAGGGCGATTCAGGCAGTGCAAGCCATGCCTGAGCAGGAGTACTTCCAAAAg atccaggagctgcagagggtgGCTGTGGCCAGCTGGCTGCTGAAGCAGTCCAGGATCAGCGAGCGGAGGCAGCTGCACCAGGCGTCTGCTGTTCAGCTGTACTGCATCAACTGCAGCAGGCCCGTGTGCCGGGGCAGCGACATCCGCACCGTGGAGGGCATGCACCACGTCAATGTCAACCCCAAATTCGG GTCATATTACAGAGTTTCCTCTGGGAAAATACAGTTCCCGAGGACTTTCAAGGACTGGGAGCCCGGCTGCCGCATTTCCTGCAACGACTGCAGCCAG GACTGGGGCATGGAGATGCTGTACCGCCAGGTGAAGCTGCCTGTCCTCTGCATCAAAAGCTTCGTGGTGGAGACACCAGCAGAGAAGAGGAGGTACAAGAAGTGGGGGGCTGTGACATTCCCCATCGAGGCCTTTGACTACGTGGAGTACTGCTCTGGCACCTACGGCCTGTCCTTGTAG
- the KAT2A gene encoding histone acetyltransferase KAT2A, producing MAEPEAAQPGRPPPGPATATAATAGASGGTAGGAGSSDPARPGLSQQQRASQRKAQVRGFPRGKKLEKLGVFSACKANDACKCNGWKNPNPPTAPRMDLQQPVTNLSEPCRSCGHALADHVSHLENVSEEEINRLLGMVVDVENLFMSVHKEEDTDTKQVYFYLFKLLRKCILQMSQPVVEGSLGSPPFEKPNIEQGVLNFVQYKFSHLPPKERQTMYELSKMFLLCLNYWKLETPSQFRQRSQNDDVATYKVNYTRWLCYCHVPQSCDSLPRYETTHVFGRSLLKSIFTVTRRQLLEKFRVEKDKLVPEKRTLILTHFPKFLSMLEEEIYGENSPIWEADFTVPAAEGAQLVSRPAAVSTVAVPTTPLFSKKLSSSSSATSLDTSTPEPLPGEKRKLPESLTLEDAKRIRVMGDIPMELVNEVMLTITDPAAMLGPETSLLSANAARDETARLEERRGIIEFHVIGNSLSQKSNKKILMWLVGLQNVFSHQLPRMPKEYITRLVFDPKHKTLALIKDGRVIGGICFRMFPTQGFTEIVFCAVTSNEQVKGYGTHLMNHLKEYHIKHNILYFLTYADEYAIGYFKKQGFSKDIKVPKSRYLGYIKDYEGATLMECELNPRIPYTELSHIIKKQKEIIKKLIERKQAQIRKVYPGLTCFKEGVRQIPIESVPGIRETGWKPLGKEKGKELKDPDQLYNMLKNLLAQIKTHPSAWPFMEPVKKSEAPDYYEIIRFPIDLKTMTERLKNRYYVTKKLFIADLQRIITNCREYNPPDSDYCKCANTLEKFFYFKLKEGGLIDK from the exons ATGGCGGAGCCGGAGGCCGCGCAGCCCGGGCGgcccccgccgggcccggccaCAGCAACGGCGGCCACAGCGGGGGCGAGCGGGGGAACGGCTGGAGGAGCGGGATCCAGCGACCCGGCACGGCCCgggctgagccagcagcagcgGGCGAGCCAGCGCAAGGCGCAGGTGCGGGGGTTCCCCCGCGGGAAGAAGCTGGAGAAGCTGGGGGTGTTCTCGGCTTGTAAG gCCAACGATGCCTGCAAGTGCAATGGCTGGAAGAACCCCAAcccccccacagcccctcgAATGGACCTGCAGCAGCCAGTGACCAACCTGAGCGAACCCTGCCGGAGCTGTGGCCATGCTCTGG ctgaccACGTGTCCCACCTGGAGAACGTCTCAGAGGAGGAGATCAACCGTCTGCTGGGCATGGTGGTGGATGTGGAGAACCTCTTCATGTCAGTGCACAAGGAGGAGGACACAGACACCAAGCAGGTGTATTTCTACCTGTTCAAG CTGCTGCGGAAGTGCATCCTGCAGATGAGCCAGCCTGTGGTCGaggggtccctggggagccctCCCTTTGAGAAACCAAACATTGAGCAG ggagTCCTGAATTTCGTGCAGTACAAATTCAGCCATTTGCCACCCAAGGAGCGCCAGACCATGTATGAGCTCTCCAAGAtgttcctgctgtgcctcaACTACTGGAAGCTGGAGACGCCGTCCCAGTTCCGTCAGCGCTCCCAGAATGACGACGTGGCCACCTACAAGGTCAACTACACCAg GTGGCTGTGCTACTGCCATGTgccacagagctgtgacagccTGCCCCGCTATGAGACCACGCACGTGTTTGGGCGCAGCCTCCTCAAGTCCATCTTCACGGTGACGCGccggcagctgctggagaaattCCGCGTGGAGAAGGACAAGCTGGTGCCAGAGAAGCGGACACTGATCCTCACCCACTTCCCCAA GTTCCTCTccatgctggaggaggagatcTACGGTGAGAACTCTCCAATCTGGGAGGCTGATTTcacagtgccagctgcagagggtGCCCAGCTGGTGTCTCGCCCAG CTGCAGTCAGCACTGTTGCTGTGCCCACCACTCCTCTCTTCAGCAagaagctcagcagcagcagctcagccaccaGCCTGGACACcagcaccccagagcccctgccag gagagaagaggaagCTCCCCGAGAGCCTGACCCTGGAGGATGCCAAGCGGATCCGTGTCATGGGAGACATCCCCATGGAGCTGGTGAACGAGGTCATGCTGACCATCACGGaccctgctgccatgctgggcCCCGAG ACCAGCCTGCTGTCGGCCAACGCGGCGCGGGACGAGACGGCGCGGCTGGAGGAGCGGCGCGGCATCATCGAGTTCCACGTCATCGGCAACTCCCTCTCCCAGAAATCCAACAAGAAGATCCTGATGTGGCTGGTGGGGCTGCAGAATGTCTTCTCCCACCAGCTGCCCCGCATGCCCAAGGAGTACATCACTCGCCTCGTCTTTGACCC GAAGCACAAGACCCTGGCACTGATCAAGGATGGACGAGTGATTGGGGGCATCTGCTTCCGTATGTTCCCTACCCAAGGCTTCACGGAGATTGTCTTCTGTGCTGTCACCTCCAATGAGCAAGTGAAG GGCTATGGGACACACCTGATGAACCACCTGAAGGAGTACCACATCAAGCACAACATCCTCTACTTCCTCACCTATGCAGACGAGTACGCCATTGGCTACTTCAAAAAGCAG GGCTTCTCCAAGGACATCAAGGTCCCCAAGAGCCGCTACCTGGGATACATCAAGGACTACGAGGGGGCGACCCTGATGGAGTGTGAGCTGAACCCCCGCATCCCCTACACTGAGCTTTCTCACATCATCAAGAAGCAGAAGGAG ATCATCAAGAAGCTGATTGAGAGGAAACAGGCTCAGATCCGCAAGGTCTACCCAGGCCTGACCTGCTTCAAGGAGGGTGTGAGGCAAATCCCCATCGAGAGCGTCCCTGGCATCC GAGAAACAGGATGGAAACcactggggaaggagaaggg gaaggagctgaaggACCCAGACCAGCTCTACAACATGCTGAAGAACCTCCTGGCCCAGATCAAG ACCCACCCCAGTGCATGGCCTTTCATGGAGCCGGTGAAGAAGTCAGAGGCACCAGACTACTATGAAATCATCCGCTTCCCCATTG ACCTGAAGACCATGACGGAGAGGCTGAAGAACCGCTACTATGTGACCAAGAAGCTGTTCATCGCCGACCTGCAGCGCATCATCACCAACTGCCGCGAGTACAACCCGCCCGACAGCGACTACTGCAAGTGTGCCAACACCCTCGAGAAGTTCTTCTACTTCAAGCTCAAGGAGGGGGGGCTCATCGACAAGTAG
- the LOC118696605 gene encoding heat shock protein 30C-like, whose product MAPGGCVGGESILEGTHPWAGENKTRCSPSPAQHGSSHSTEQQQQQQQHSQEHSSLGAEMLCRLHFMPPMSSSLFPWLGPVRTLWPHPGTLFAELEREMRLEMERAREFMSSVEQYLSSGSSPGRLGIASSTSAALPQSSGDGFSVCQDVKDFAPEQLSVKVVGRKVVLVGQKETQSTDEKGSFSYKYEVLKREWDVPEEVDAEALTCSLSKDGQLRIEAPKLALPAAPERNVPIQMGPAVAQQAGSAEEGAERAKA is encoded by the coding sequence ATGGCTCCAGGAGGCTGCGTGGGGGGAGAGAGCATTCTGGAAGGGACAcacccctgggcaggggagaaTAAAACCCgctgctccccttccccagcccagcacggctCCAGCCACTCCaccgagcagcagcagcagcagcagcagcacagccaggagcactCCTCGCTCGGAGCAGAGATGCTTTGCCGCCTGCACTTTATGCCGCCCATGTCCAGCTCGCTGTTCCCGTGGCTGGGACCCGTCCGCACCCTCTGGCCACATCCAGGCACCCTTTTCGCCGAGCTGGAGCGGGAGATGCGGCTGGAGATGGAGAGGGCTCGGGAGTTCATGAGCAGCGTGGAGCAGTACCTGAGTagcgggagcagccccggccggCTCGGCATCGCCTCCAGCACCAGCGCAGCGCTGCCCCAGAGCTCCGGGGACGGCTTCTCTGTGTGCCAGGACGTGAAGGACTTTGCCCCCGAGCAGCTGTCGGTGAAGGTGGTGGGCAGGAAGGTGGTGCTGGTGGGGCAGAAGGAGACGCAGAGCACGGACGAGAAGGGCTCCTTCTCCTACAAGTACGAGGTGCTGAAGCGGGAGTGGGACGTGCCCGAGGAGGTGGACGCAGAGGCGCTGACCTGCTCCCTGTCCAAGGACGGGCAGCTCCGCATCGAGGCCCCcaagctggcactgccagctgctcctgagagGAATGTGCCCATCCAGATGGGGCCGGCGGTGGCACAGCAAGCTGGCAGCGCTGAGGAGGGAGCCGAGCGGGCCAAGGCGTGA
- the LOC118696606 gene encoding heat shock protein 30C-like gives MLCRMHLAPFASSSLASRLGTVRTLWPHAETIFTELQQEMEKAREFMSSFEQLLSNHGAMAMEHSPSSSMSLSQSSGDGFSVCQDVKNFAPEELSVKVVGRKVVLVGQKETQSTDEKGSFSYKYEVLKREWDVPEEVDAEALTCSLSKDGQLRIEAPKLALPAAPERSVPIQVSPAAPQTGPASENGATKAQV, from the coding sequence atgCTTTGCCGGATGCACCTCGCACCCTTCGCCTCCAGCTCCCTGGCCAGCCGGCTGGGCACAGTGAGGACCCTGTGGCCACACGCAGAGACCATCTTCACCgaactgcagcaggagatggagaaagCTCGGGAGTTCATGAGCAGCTTcgagcagctcctgagcaacCACGGAGCCATGGCCATGGAGCACAGCCCGAGCAGCAGCATGAGCCTGAGCCAGAGCTCCGGGGACGGCTTCTCTGTGTGCCAGGACGTGAAGAACTTCGCTCCCGAGGAGCTGTCGGTGAAGGTGGTGGGCAGGAAGGTGGTGCTGGTGGGGCAGAAGGAGACGCAGAGCACGGACGAGAAGGGCTCCTTCTCCTACAAGTACGAGGTGCTGAAGCGGGAGTGGGACGTGCCCGAGGAGGTGGACGCAGAGGCGCTGACCTGCTCCCTGTCCAAGGACGGGCAGCTCCGCATCGAGGCCCCcaagctggcactgccagctgctcctgagagGAGTGTGCCCATCCAggtcagccctgctgccccacagaCCGGACCAGCTTCTGAGAACGGAGCCACCAAAGCCCAGGTGTGA